One stretch of Gemmatimonas sp. DNA includes these proteins:
- a CDS encoding creatininase family protein produces the protein MTRGILSRTPRRVEHRALLRVSILGAALASAVASVALSSTASAQGGPPTEAQRDPRNRGGGTCTANPYNCVDAVNPLPAPNTVWIEEMTWMDVRDALKAGKTTAIIATGGMEPNGPWLVTGKHNYVLHTNCEAIAWKLGNALCAPIVKFVPEGNISPASGHMASPGTISMREETFRMLLTDLVHSLKAHGFTRIILIGDSGGNQSGQRWVADSLTKIWQGAPIVAHIQEYYDYASVAKHMEQFGVNQTVAEGLHDDAEISLNMFIDDPKSIRYDARAKAKKLTINGVSLADRKKATEWAKQIVEFRTKVTIDAIEKATANKGTLPAPPRRTGGN, from the coding sequence ATGACCCGAGGCATTCTCTCGCGCACTCCACGTCGCGTCGAGCACCGCGCCTTGCTCCGCGTCTCGATCCTGGGCGCCGCGCTGGCCAGCGCCGTGGCATCCGTGGCGCTCAGCAGCACCGCCAGCGCGCAGGGTGGTCCGCCAACCGAGGCTCAGCGTGATCCACGCAACCGAGGCGGCGGTACGTGCACCGCCAATCCGTACAACTGCGTCGATGCCGTGAATCCGCTCCCCGCGCCGAACACGGTGTGGATCGAAGAGATGACCTGGATGGACGTGCGTGACGCGCTGAAGGCGGGGAAGACCACGGCGATTATCGCCACCGGCGGTATGGAGCCGAACGGTCCGTGGTTGGTGACGGGCAAGCACAACTATGTGCTGCACACTAACTGCGAAGCGATCGCCTGGAAGCTCGGCAATGCCCTGTGCGCACCGATCGTCAAATTCGTGCCCGAAGGCAACATCAGTCCGGCCAGCGGTCACATGGCGTCGCCGGGAACGATCAGTATGCGTGAAGAGACGTTCCGCATGCTGCTCACGGATCTCGTGCATAGCCTCAAGGCACACGGCTTCACTCGCATCATTCTGATCGGTGACAGCGGCGGCAACCAGTCGGGACAGCGCTGGGTGGCCGACTCGCTCACGAAGATCTGGCAGGGTGCGCCGATCGTGGCGCACATTCAGGAGTATTACGACTACGCCAGCGTGGCGAAGCACATGGAGCAGTTCGGCGTCAACCAGACGGTGGCCGAAGGACTGCACGATGATGCGGAAATCTCGCTCAACATGTTCATCGACGATCCGAAGTCCATTCGCTACGATGCACGCGCGAAGGCGAAGAAGCTGACGATCAACGGCGTCTCGCTCGCCGACCGCAAGAAGGCGACCGAGTGGGCGAAGCAGATCGTGGAGTTCCGCACCAAGGTCACGATCGATGCCATCGAGAAGGCCACGGCCAACAAGGGAACGTTGCCGGCCCCGCCGCGTCGCACCGGCGGAAACTAG
- a CDS encoding MBL fold metallo-hydrolase yields the protein MLGFGRQTGDTGMMPAFQEIGGKLGPFHVTLIQIGAYGDAWPDWHLTPEQAITAHSTLRGSTLLPVHCGLFNLAYHSWREPIDRLTRAGAAQQITIVTPRPGEAITIGSVLPATSWWAGATR from the coding sequence ATACTCGGTTTCGGTCGCCAAACCGGCGACACGGGCATGATGCCGGCCTTCCAAGAGATCGGCGGAAAGCTTGGCCCCTTCCACGTCACCCTCATACAAATCGGCGCGTACGGCGATGCCTGGCCCGACTGGCATCTCACGCCCGAGCAAGCGATCACCGCGCACAGCACGCTTCGTGGGAGCACGCTGTTGCCGGTGCACTGCGGACTGTTCAATCTCGCCTATCACTCGTGGCGCGAACCGATCGATCGGCTCACGCGCGCCGGGGCCGCGCAACAGATCACGATCGTCACGCCGCGTCCCGGTGAAGCGATCACGATTGGTAGCGTATTGCCGGCCACGTCGTGGTGGGCCGGAGCGACGCGATGA
- a CDS encoding TonB-dependent receptor yields MLRRFLQFATLLCLSLSAAIAPAAAQQVDVIRGRITGTENEPLDNVAVVVTSISGNVNRTARTDRTGRFTVTFPGGDGDYMVTVTALGYGVKRFEVKRGADEDILIADAKLSKVGAVLDAVKVTAAREKVSRNEVQQDVGGTERVISNNSALPPDQMGDLAAMAATLPGVQLVPGQDGGANGFSVLGLGADQNNTTLNGMMFGGAGLPRDASVLSSLITSPYDVSRGGFSGGQFSLRTRPGSNFASRGLSFVGDAPPLQWTDAAARANGQEYSNGSLGGSVSGPLIFDKAFYNVSFQLGRRSNDLQTLLNTSSTGLQASGVAADSVQRLVGILQNGRVPIGYSGLPSSRLADQGSVFGAIDFTPPSSTSGSAYNLTFNGSWNNQNPASPLTTALPTTSGERTSLNAGIQGRHSGYFMLRGIGILTETSGGISVSKNDGSPYMDLPGGRVRVNSKFVDGTNGVQNLAFGGNQFLGTSQTSNSVSAVNTLSWFSANNKHRLKLGTEMRRDASSQDQTVNRLGTFSYNSLADLQAGIPLSFTRTLSPRERNSSMMVGAISLGDSYRRTNRLQFQYGVRVDANQFLDAPSRNTEVERLLGVRNDLVPNGVFVSPRVGFSWQYGTGPQIGAFDGAFRGPRAVVRGGIGVFQNTPQATLVGSAIDNTGLASAIQQLACVGQATPNPDWNAYGNPALIPTRCADGSTGTVFSNGAPNVTLFAKDYAAPSSLRSNLSWSGPVLWNRFNASFDATYSLNTRQSSFVDRNFAGAQRFTLDNEDGRPVYVLPTSIVPLTGAIAAGDGRVATQFQRVTEQRSDLNSRSAQGSVRLSPTNFSTNFSWSMSYTYSNVREQFRGFTSTAGDPLAVNWSRSSFDSRHQITYNLSYNAFDFIRLGWFGQFRSGTPFTPTIGGDVNGDGFGNDRAFVFNPASSDAATAAGMQALMNNGSRVARACLSSQLGNLAARNSCQGPWVSSANLSISFNPIKLRLPQRANLSFNVSNPLGAADLMLHGENNLRGWGQQPFLDQSLLYVRGFDASRKRYTYEVNQRFGATNPQFNSFRTPVTITAQLRYDIGPTRERQVLTQSLDRGRRTKGTKAGEAMIKAQFGNGGVPNPLATILRDQDTLKLSSDQADSLATMNRRYTVRLDSIWAPISKRFADLPERYDHDDIYVQYVKAREASIDILRKYAPAVKGVLTDAQRRKLPPFVASALDDRYLKSIRSATAGGGGGMMLPGGGAMIMAGGMGGGAQTIEIRR; encoded by the coding sequence GTGCTTCGTCGTTTTCTGCAGTTTGCCACTTTGCTCTGCCTGAGCCTCTCGGCCGCGATTGCGCCCGCCGCGGCCCAGCAGGTGGATGTGATCCGCGGCCGGATCACCGGCACCGAAAATGAGCCGCTCGACAACGTCGCCGTCGTCGTCACGTCGATTTCCGGCAACGTGAATCGTACGGCCCGCACCGATCGCACCGGCCGCTTCACGGTCACCTTCCCCGGTGGCGATGGCGACTACATGGTCACCGTGACCGCGCTCGGCTACGGCGTAAAGCGCTTCGAGGTAAAGCGCGGTGCCGACGAAGACATTCTCATCGCCGACGCCAAGCTCTCGAAAGTCGGTGCCGTCCTCGACGCCGTGAAAGTCACGGCGGCGCGCGAGAAGGTGTCGCGCAACGAGGTGCAGCAGGATGTGGGCGGCACCGAGCGAGTGATCTCGAACAACAGCGCACTGCCACCCGATCAGATGGGCGACCTCGCCGCGATGGCCGCTACGCTGCCGGGGGTGCAGCTCGTGCCCGGTCAGGATGGCGGCGCGAACGGTTTCTCGGTGCTCGGACTTGGCGCGGACCAGAACAACACCACGCTCAACGGCATGATGTTCGGCGGCGCGGGATTGCCGCGCGACGCAAGCGTGTTGAGTTCGCTGATCACCTCGCCGTATGACGTGTCGCGCGGTGGGTTCTCCGGTGGTCAGTTCAGTCTGCGCACGCGTCCGGGCTCGAACTTCGCGAGCCGAGGATTGAGCTTCGTAGGTGATGCGCCGCCGTTGCAGTGGACCGACGCGGCCGCACGCGCGAATGGGCAGGAGTACAGCAACGGATCGTTGGGTGGCTCGGTGTCGGGACCGCTCATCTTCGACAAGGCGTTCTACAACGTGTCGTTTCAGCTGGGTCGTCGCAGCAACGATCTGCAAACGCTGCTGAACACGTCGAGCACCGGCTTGCAGGCGTCGGGAGTCGCGGCCGACTCGGTACAGCGACTGGTGGGCATTCTGCAGAATGGCCGCGTACCGATCGGATACAGCGGACTGCCGTCCAGCCGTCTGGCCGACCAGGGCTCGGTGTTCGGCGCCATCGACTTCACGCCGCCATCGAGCACCAGTGGGTCAGCGTACAACCTGACCTTCAACGGCAGCTGGAACAATCAGAATCCAGCGTCGCCGCTGACCACGGCATTGCCGACCACCAGCGGCGAGCGCACCTCGCTGAACGCCGGCATTCAGGGGCGTCACAGCGGCTACTTCATGCTGCGGGGCATCGGCATTCTCACCGAGACCTCGGGCGGCATCAGCGTGTCGAAGAACGATGGCTCGCCGTATATGGATCTACCGGGCGGGCGCGTGCGGGTGAACTCGAAGTTCGTCGACGGCACCAACGGCGTGCAGAATCTCGCCTTCGGCGGCAATCAATTCCTCGGCACGTCGCAGACGTCGAACAGCGTGTCGGCGGTGAACACGCTCTCGTGGTTCAGTGCCAACAACAAGCACCGCCTGAAGCTTGGCACCGAGATGCGGCGCGACGCATCGTCACAGGATCAGACGGTGAATCGACTGGGCACATTCTCGTACAACTCGCTGGCCGATCTGCAGGCCGGCATTCCCCTCTCGTTCACCCGCACACTATCGCCGCGCGAGCGCAACTCCAGCATGATGGTGGGTGCGATCTCGCTGGGCGATTCGTATCGCCGCACCAATCGCCTGCAGTTTCAGTACGGCGTGCGAGTCGACGCCAACCAGTTTCTCGACGCCCCATCGCGTAACACCGAGGTGGAGCGACTGCTCGGTGTGCGCAACGACCTGGTGCCGAACGGCGTGTTCGTGAGCCCGCGGGTGGGCTTCTCGTGGCAGTACGGCACCGGTCCGCAGATCGGCGCCTTCGATGGCGCGTTCCGTGGACCGCGCGCGGTAGTTCGCGGTGGCATCGGCGTATTTCAGAATACGCCACAGGCCACGCTGGTGGGATCGGCCATCGACAACACCGGCCTGGCCAGCGCGATCCAGCAGCTCGCCTGCGTGGGGCAGGCCACGCCGAATCCCGACTGGAACGCCTACGGCAATCCGGCACTCATTCCCACGCGGTGCGCCGACGGCAGCACCGGCACCGTGTTCTCCAACGGCGCGCCGAACGTGACGCTGTTTGCCAAGGACTACGCGGCGCCGAGCAGCCTGCGCTCGAACCTGAGCTGGTCGGGACCAGTGCTGTGGAATCGCTTCAACGCCAGCTTCGATGCCACGTACTCGCTGAACACGCGGCAGTCGAGCTTCGTGGATCGCAACTTCGCCGGCGCGCAGCGCTTCACACTCGACAACGAGGATGGCCGGCCGGTGTATGTGTTGCCGACCAGCATCGTTCCGCTCACTGGCGCGATCGCGGCAGGTGACGGACGCGTGGCCACGCAGTTTCAACGTGTGACCGAGCAGCGCAGCGATCTGAACTCACGCAGCGCGCAAGGCAGTGTGCGACTGTCACCGACCAACTTCAGCACGAACTTCAGCTGGAGCATGAGCTACACCTACTCGAACGTGCGCGAGCAGTTCCGCGGATTCACCAGCACGGCCGGCGATCCGCTGGCGGTGAATTGGTCGCGTTCGTCGTTCGATTCGCGTCATCAGATCACGTACAACCTGAGCTATAACGCGTTCGACTTCATCCGACTTGGCTGGTTCGGTCAGTTCCGCTCGGGCACACCGTTCACGCCCACCATCGGCGGCGATGTGAACGGTGATGGCTTCGGCAACGACCGCGCATTCGTGTTCAACCCGGCCTCGAGTGACGCGGCCACAGCGGCCGGTATGCAGGCGCTGATGAACAACGGCTCGCGCGTGGCACGAGCCTGCTTGTCGTCGCAGCTGGGCAATCTGGCGGCGCGCAACAGCTGTCAGGGTCCGTGGGTGAGCTCGGCCAACCTGTCGATCTCGTTCAATCCGATCAAGCTGCGCCTGCCGCAGCGCGCCAACCTGTCGTTCAACGTGTCGAATCCGCTCGGCGCAGCCGATCTGATGCTGCACGGTGAGAACAATCTGCGCGGCTGGGGACAGCAACCATTCCTCGATCAGTCGCTGCTGTACGTGCGCGGCTTCGACGCGAGCCGCAAGCGCTACACTTATGAAGTGAACCAGCGCTTCGGTGCCACCAACCCGCAGTTCAACAGCTTCCGCACGCCGGTCACGATCACGGCCCAGCTGCGCTATGACATCGGCCCTACGCGCGAGCGGCAGGTCCTCACGCAGTCACTCGATCGCGGGCGGCGCACCAAGGGCACTAAGGCGGGCGAAGCAATGATCAAGGCGCAGTTTGGCAACGGAGGTGTGCCGAACCCGCTGGCCACGATTCTGCGCGATCAGGACACGCTCAAGCTGTCGTCGGATCAGGCCGACAGCCTGGCCACCATGAATCGCCGTTACACCGTACGCCTCGACTCGATCTGGGCGCCGATCTCGAAACGCTTTGCCGACCTCCCCGAGCGCTACGATCACGATGATATCTACGTGCAGTACGTGAAGGCGCGTGAGGCGAGCATCGACATTTTGCGGAAGTACGCGCCAGCGGTGAAGGGTGTGCTGACCGATGCGCAGCGTCGCAAGCTGCCGCCATTCGTGGCCAGTGCGCTCGATGATCGCTATCTCAAGTCCATCCGTTCGGCGACAGCGGGCGGCGGTGGCGGCATGATGCTTCCCGGTGGTGGCGCGATGATCATGGCCGGTGGTATGGGCGGCGGCGCGCAGACGATCGAAATCCGACGGTAG
- the murB gene encoding UDP-N-acetylmuramate dehydrogenase — protein sequence MTPSQIASALVAASVDAAADAAVAAPLDRSRLQRSAPLAPYTTFRIGGPADVLFEAQTADELATAITAARWAGVPWFVLGLGANVLIGDRGIRGLVIRNAAAAHTISATGAVWSESGAVMQDLVLDTVRAGWSGLEHYIGIPSTVGGALWQNLHFLSPAPERERTMFIAEVFDRCEILAEEGHRRVVDAEYIKFGYDDTVFHHRRDVVLSATFQLTKADPARLHQILQENLSWRGSRHPWLQVHPSAGSIFRKIEGVGAGRLIDQCGLKGFRVGDAQISHIHANILVNLGHATAADVRALVAHAQAAVKERFGYELHPEVGFIGEF from the coding sequence ATGACTCCCAGCCAGATTGCCAGCGCGCTCGTTGCGGCGTCGGTCGACGCAGCCGCGGACGCCGCTGTGGCCGCGCCGCTCGACCGCAGCCGATTGCAGCGCAGTGCACCGCTTGCCCCGTACACCACGTTTCGTATTGGCGGTCCCGCCGACGTGCTCTTCGAGGCGCAGACGGCGGACGAACTAGCAACGGCGATCACCGCCGCGAGGTGGGCGGGCGTGCCGTGGTTCGTGCTCGGGCTGGGGGCAAATGTCCTGATCGGCGATCGCGGCATCCGCGGGCTGGTAATCCGAAACGCCGCCGCCGCTCACACGATTTCGGCGACCGGAGCGGTGTGGTCCGAAAGCGGCGCTGTCATGCAGGACCTGGTGCTCGATACCGTGCGGGCCGGCTGGTCGGGACTCGAGCACTACATCGGCATCCCGAGCACCGTGGGTGGCGCGCTCTGGCAGAACCTGCATTTTCTGTCGCCGGCTCCCGAGCGCGAACGGACGATGTTCATCGCCGAAGTCTTCGACCGGTGCGAGATCCTCGCCGAGGAAGGCCATCGTCGGGTCGTGGATGCCGAGTACATCAAGTTCGGCTATGACGACACCGTGTTTCACCATCGGCGTGACGTGGTGCTGAGCGCGACGTTCCAGCTCACGAAGGCCGATCCGGCCCGCCTGCACCAGATCCTGCAGGAGAACCTGTCGTGGCGCGGCTCGCGACACCCGTGGCTGCAGGTGCACCCCAGCGCCGGCTCGATTTTCAGGAAGATCGAAGGGGTGGGCGCCGGCCGTCTGATCGATCAGTGCGGCCTCAAGGGTTTCCGCGTGGGCGATGCCCAGATCTCGCACATCCACGCCAACATCCTGGTCAATCTCGGCCATGCCACCGCGGCCGACGTGCGGGCGCTGGTGGCGCATGCGCAGGCGGCGGTGAAAGAACGATTCGGCTACGAACTACATCCCGAGGTTGGGTTTATCGGGGAGTTCTAG
- a CDS encoding pitrilysin family protein, translating to MPAPFGARPSLRHLVTAALLAVAIPAATPPLLAAQSRAELTKVVRRKVLTNGMEVIVVENHGVPIATLEIDVRNGAFTQSPEYAGLAHMYEHMFFKANKDLPDAEAFNDRAAELGAVFNGTTQEERVNYFLTLPADSVAGGLRFLASALINPSFREDELKREKEVVLGEYDRNEAQPGFAFQQKATELLYPGQFSRKNTIGDRTVIANVTPAQMREIQRKYYVPNNSALIVTGDVDPEKVFALAEQVFGAWPRGEDPFKADPIPPIPALDGNKAHISEEPINAVAVLIQWQGPSVGKDPGATFAADVFSDVLNTPGSTFQKNLVDTGLWQGVGVNYYTLNQTGPISISGQTTPDKYRAAMAALEREIARFTDPTYVTTRELEAVKAQRTVSSAFGIEKASEIAHTIGFWWSVSNLDYFIGYTDTMAQQRITDLLRYTTTYIAGKPRVISVLLSSEARRSIGLTEKELLTPVTRPVVRP from the coding sequence ATGCCCGCACCCTTCGGCGCCCGGCCGTCCCTCCGGCACCTCGTCACCGCCGCCCTGCTCGCGGTGGCTATCCCAGCGGCCACGCCGCCGCTGCTTGCGGCGCAGTCACGCGCTGAGCTGACCAAGGTGGTGCGCCGCAAGGTGCTCACGAACGGCATGGAAGTGATCGTCGTGGAGAACCACGGCGTGCCCATCGCGACGCTGGAAATCGATGTACGGAACGGGGCGTTCACGCAGAGCCCTGAGTACGCCGGCCTCGCGCACATGTACGAGCACATGTTCTTCAAGGCCAACAAGGACTTGCCCGACGCCGAGGCCTTCAACGATCGCGCCGCCGAGCTGGGTGCGGTGTTCAATGGCACGACGCAGGAAGAGCGCGTGAATTACTTCCTCACGTTGCCGGCCGATTCGGTGGCCGGTGGACTGCGGTTTCTGGCCAGCGCGCTGATCAATCCAAGCTTTCGCGAAGACGAGTTGAAGCGCGAGAAGGAAGTGGTGCTGGGCGAGTACGATCGTAACGAAGCGCAGCCCGGTTTCGCCTTTCAGCAGAAGGCCACGGAGTTGCTGTATCCCGGTCAGTTCAGCCGGAAGAACACCATCGGCGATCGCACCGTGATCGCCAACGTGACGCCGGCGCAGATGCGCGAAATTCAGCGCAAGTACTATGTGCCGAACAACAGCGCGCTGATCGTGACCGGCGATGTGGATCCGGAGAAGGTGTTCGCGTTGGCCGAACAGGTGTTCGGCGCGTGGCCGCGCGGTGAGGATCCCTTCAAGGCTGATCCGATTCCGCCCATTCCCGCGCTCGATGGCAACAAGGCGCACATTAGCGAAGAGCCCATCAACGCCGTGGCCGTGCTCATACAGTGGCAGGGTCCGAGTGTCGGCAAGGATCCGGGCGCGACGTTTGCGGCCGATGTGTTCAGCGACGTGCTGAATACGCCGGGCTCGACGTTCCAGAAGAATCTGGTGGACACCGGACTGTGGCAGGGTGTCGGGGTGAACTACTACACGTTGAATCAGACCGGTCCGATTTCGATCAGCGGACAGACCACACCGGACAAGTACCGCGCCGCGATGGCCGCGTTGGAGCGCGAGATCGCGCGCTTCACCGATCCCACGTACGTGACCACCCGCGAGCTGGAAGCGGTCAAGGCCCAGCGAACCGTGTCGAGCGCGTTCGGCATCGAGAAAGCCTCGGAAATCGCGCACACCATCGGCTTCTGGTGGAGCGTCTCCAACCTCGACTACTTCATCGGCTACACGGATACCATGGCTCAGCAGCGCATCACCGATCTTCTGCGATACACGACCACGTACATCGCGGGAAAGCCGCGTGTCATCAGTGTGCTGCTGTCCAGTGAAGCGCGCCGCTCGATCGGGCTCACGGAAAAGGAACTGCTGACGCCGGTGACGCGTCCGGTGGTGAGACCGTGA
- a CDS encoding pitrilysin family protein has protein sequence MGYGVLLAAGVMMLTAAPLSGQGAVKKPAVTSPTDTLTSKFDVAGIPVILRRVSANNVVAANLYLLGGTRQLRAANQGIETLLLEASERGTAKYPRDLLRTKMAQLGSAIGVGANADWTTISLRATTTGLDSTWAILADRIMAPRLDPAEVELVREQFVTATRQRKDSPDALLDYLADSIAFSGHPYALEPTGTEQSLTSITTADLKAYHASQFVTSRMMLVVVGNVSRTKVEKLVRETLGRMPKGTYAWALPEPPAELPSAYVVEKRTLPTNYLQGYFHGPKATSKDYPALRLACAVLSGRLFAEVRGRRNLTYSVNAPFVERAFSLGGLYVTTTQPDEVLTIMQQQITSLREGTITTDGLDRLVQQFIVTYFLDNETNADQANMLARAELYQGDFRRAAQFVEELRAVTPEQIQQAARTYMGKVRWAYVGDPSKVTPARLLRF, from the coding sequence ATGGGGTACGGGGTACTGCTGGCGGCAGGGGTGATGATGCTGACGGCGGCGCCATTGTCGGGGCAGGGGGCGGTGAAGAAGCCGGCGGTGACGTCGCCGACCGATACGCTCACGTCGAAGTTCGATGTCGCCGGCATTCCGGTCATTCTGCGTCGCGTGAGCGCGAACAACGTCGTCGCGGCCAACCTCTATCTGTTGGGTGGTACGCGGCAGCTCAGGGCGGCGAATCAGGGCATCGAGACGTTGCTGCTGGAAGCGAGTGAACGCGGGACCGCCAAGTATCCGCGCGATCTGCTCCGCACGAAGATGGCGCAGTTGGGCAGTGCGATCGGCGTTGGGGCGAATGCCGATTGGACGACGATCAGTTTGCGCGCCACGACCACTGGACTCGATAGCACGTGGGCCATTCTAGCCGATCGGATCATGGCGCCGCGGCTCGATCCGGCGGAAGTGGAGCTGGTGCGCGAGCAGTTCGTGACCGCGACGCGTCAGCGCAAGGACAGCCCCGATGCGTTGCTCGATTACCTCGCCGATAGCATCGCGTTCTCCGGTCATCCGTACGCGCTCGAGCCCACGGGCACCGAGCAGTCGCTCACGTCAATCACCACCGCCGACCTCAAGGCGTATCACGCGTCGCAGTTCGTGACGTCGCGCATGATGCTGGTCGTGGTGGGTAACGTGTCGCGTACCAAGGTGGAGAAGCTCGTGCGCGAAACGCTGGGACGGATGCCGAAGGGCACGTACGCGTGGGCGCTGCCCGAACCGCCGGCGGAACTGCCCAGTGCCTACGTGGTCGAGAAGCGCACGCTGCCCACCAACTATCTGCAGGGATACTTCCACGGTCCGAAAGCCACCAGCAAGGACTATCCGGCGCTGCGGCTGGCCTGCGCGGTGCTCAGTGGCCGGTTGTTCGCCGAAGTGCGCGGTCGTCGCAATCTCACGTACTCGGTGAATGCGCCGTTCGTGGAGCGCGCGTTCTCGCTGGGCGGGTTGTATGTCACCACCACGCAGCCAGACGAAGTGCTCACCATCATGCAGCAGCAGATTACGTCGCTGCGCGAAGGCACGATTACCACCGACGGACTCGATCGGCTGGTGCAGCAGTTCATCGTGACGTACTTCCTCGATAACGAAACGAACGCCGACCAGGCGAACATGCTGGCGCGCGCCGAGTTGTATCAGGGCGATTTCCGTCGCGCGGCGCAGTTTGTGGAAGAACTCCGCGCCGTCACGCCGGAGCAGATCCAGCAGGCGGCCCGTACGTACATGGGGAAGGTGCGGTGGGCCTACGTCGGCGACCCATCCAAGGTCACGCCGGCGCGGCTGCTGCGCTTCTGA
- a CDS encoding DUF429 domain-containing protein has protein sequence MGLRRRPIQGHAGAAAALLTSLLTSLPTTPGRGVALSVDLAYVDYRDIGVALVTYDDGGGKHDSLTARAFDVPLSGRPSVAALASWLREMVETHDVRCLCIDGPLGWRSPDTDSPHCRLSERAVRAPGKTGLPPDGVKPRTYLGFTTFSIALFESFLSSADWALPGDPAAVPTARVVTESFPTAGWRALGLSPLMAKGRASVADVQDAGVRLLARTGITLEQVRTHDQLQAVVGGIAGAWWAAGRTSHVQLAGAAPFRLDGSWREGYIMIPA, from the coding sequence GTGGGCCTACGTCGGCGACCCATCCAAGGTCACGCCGGCGCGGCTGCTGCGCTTCTGACCAGTCTCCTGACCAGTCTCCCGACCACGCCGGGTCGTGGTGTCGCACTCTCGGTCGATCTGGCGTACGTGGATTACCGTGATATCGGTGTCGCGCTGGTCACCTACGACGACGGTGGTGGCAAGCACGACTCGCTGACGGCGCGCGCATTCGATGTGCCGCTCAGCGGCCGCCCATCGGTGGCGGCGCTGGCCTCGTGGCTGCGCGAGATGGTCGAGACGCACGACGTGCGCTGCCTGTGCATCGATGGCCCGCTGGGATGGCGATCGCCCGATACCGATTCGCCGCATTGCCGACTCAGCGAGCGCGCCGTCCGCGCCCCCGGCAAAACGGGGCTCCCGCCCGACGGCGTGAAGCCGCGCACATACCTCGGTTTCACCACGTTCTCGATCGCGCTCTTCGAATCATTCCTGTCGTCGGCCGACTGGGCGCTGCCCGGCGATCCCGCCGCCGTACCGACGGCCCGCGTGGTCACCGAAAGCTTTCCCACCGCCGGATGGCGTGCGCTCGGCCTGTCGCCACTGATGGCCAAGGGACGCGCGTCGGTGGCTGACGTGCAGGACGCCGGCGTCCGACTACTGGCGCGTACTGGCATCACGCTCGAGCAGGTACGCACACACGATCAGTTGCAGGCCGTCGTCGGTGGCATCGCTGGTGCCTGGTGGGCCGCCGGCCGAACGAGTCACGTGCAATTGGCCGGTGCCGCACCATTCCGCCTCGACGGAAGCTGGCGCGAGGGATATATCATGATTCCAGCATAG